A DNA window from Cutaneotrichosporon cavernicola HIS019 DNA, chromosome: 2 contains the following coding sequences:
- a CDS encoding uncharacterized protein (Protein of unknown function (DUF1777)), which translates to MSARDEPPHRRPRSRSPARRAERYDRDEVPRGEPRREREYDRDRDRGGRDYRDRDRGDPYGRDGSRDYGRGGRGGRAIRGGRGGYGGRYDDRDRGDDRSGRRYDDRDGGRRDDRDDRRGGRDREWDRDRPLDRRAIEEGRRRREEERARGVVFTEDGQKIEPKAEEPEEEAPAENADVDDETRAMQAMMGFGGFGTTKGTEIDGNDVGTVKVNKKREWRQYMNRRGGFNRALD; encoded by the exons ATGTCTGCCCGCGACGAACCGCCCCATCGCCGTCCACGCTCACGATCGcctgctcgccgagctgagAGGTacgaccgcgacgaggttCCGCGAGGCGAGCCCCGCCGGGAGCGCGAGTACGACCGTGACCGTGACCGTGGTGGGAGAGACTACCGTGACCGTGATCGCGGCGACCCGTACGGACGCGATGGATCCAGAGACTACGGCCGCGGTGGACGCGGAGGGCGTGCAATTCGTGGAGGACGTGGCGGATACGGCGGGCGATACGATGATCGTGACCGTGGCGACGACCGCAGCGGTCGGCGCTACGATGACCGTGACGGTGGACGGCGCGATGACCGCGACGATcggcggggaggaagagacCGGGAGTGGGATCGTGATCGGCCGCTGGACCGGAGGGCGATTGAGGAgggtcgtcggcggcgtgaggaggagcgtgcgcgcggcgtcgtgtTCACTGAAGACGGGCAGAAGATCGAGCCGAAGG CCGAGGAACCTGAGGAGGAAGCACCAGCTGAGAatgccgacgtcgatgacgaGACGCGCGCCATGCAGGCCATGATGGGCTTTGGGGGTTTCGGGACGACCAAG ggCACCGAGATCGATGGCAACGATGTCGGTACGGTTAAGGTCAACAAGAAGCGGGAGTGGCGCCAGTACATGAACCGCCGTGGCGGTTTCAACCGCGCCCTCGACTAG